The Vibrio gazogenes DNA segment GTTGAGGTCGCTCTTTTTTTATCTGCGTCGCAAGATATTCGCTGCCATATTTCATTACTGTTGAATCGCTATATCATCCGTCAAATCAATGAGAAAGAGATCGAACGGAGGCCATATGACACGTCAATTCATACTAGGGTGCTGGCTTGTCATTTCAGGTTGCAGCCATACGCTCCCCTCACCTGCTGAGCATAACCGAATTGCAGATGCCAGAATTACGCTGAGTATTGCTTACCTTCAACGTCATGAACCTCAAAAAGCGCTGTTCAACCTGATACAGGCTGCCAAAATCGCGCCTCATTATATTCGATTACAACTCGCGCAAGCTTATTACTATGAAACGGTAGGTGAAACCGATAAAGCCAAACAACAGTATGTGCTGGCACTAAACGAGCATCCGAACGATCCGGACGTATACAACAACTATGGGACATTTTTGTGTAAACAGGGGGAGATCAAACAGGCCCAACACTATTTCGCTCAAGTTTACTCAAGAGCAAACTACCCTCAGATTGCCGCCAGCTATGAGAATGCCGCGCTCTGCTCACTAAAATCCGGTCATTCTTTGCAAGCACATCAATATTTTTTGCAGGCACTGAATCATGATCCCAAACGATTCCAGTCTCAGTTTTATCTTATTCAAATGGCAATCAAAGCCCGGCAACTTGCCGTTGCCAGAACGCGTCTTGCTACATTCATTCAAGATTTCGGAACAACAAAACAATCGCTGGTATTTCAGCATCAATTAGAGCAAGAGATGAATCGCCATCGCTAATCACGAGGTGTTCTCGGCCAACGCATGGGATGATAAGGCTTCAACTTATGTCGTTGTTTGTAATGGAGGCGTCTGCGTTTTAAAACATATTGTGTGCGGTGAATCCGCAAGTATTCTCGGATGATCAGCCGAATGAATAAAATCAGTCCAACCGCAAGCATAATCCCAATCACGATCAGAGCCGGGCGGCATAACCAATCAGGTTTACATGGTGCGTAATAAAAAACCTGAATATCCATCATTATGCTCCTTTCAGCATAGCGGACTCTACATATTATTCAGGCACAAGCAACGAATTACCTTCGCCTTCTTGGTCGCTTTGGTCGTTTTGAACGTTGGATGACACGTTCAGATTTCAATCGATGCCTTTCTTTGTAATGCAATCTACGACGTTCCTGAACATATTTGGTTCGATTTTTAATACGGATATATTCACGAATAACGAGGATAATCATCCAAACAACCACACACGCCACAACAACATAGAATGTCAACATCAAATATCGACATAACCAGTAAGGTTGGCACGGCAAGTACATATCAGCATCCATTTCAACCTCCCTGATTGCGAGTTCAGTCTGAAACGAGCTGTCTTAAACCTAGCACGATTTCAACGCATGCACATTGTTCTGACTAACATTTTACACTTTTATACTCACTGTATCTTAAGACACATGGTCTTTCACAAACTGAATAAAAGCCTGATTTGCATAAGATAGATAGCCATCATTACGCCACGCTAATGCCAAATGCACTGGCACTGGGGGATCAAAAGGAATCGCGCGAACACTCGGTTCCTGATCTGTCACCAATTCCAATAATGCACTGATTGCATATTCACGTTTTACAATCCTTAAAATCATCGGTAACAGATTGGTTTCAAATGAGATCTGAGCATGGAAATCATGAGCCAAACAGGCTTGCTCAATAAATTCTCGATGATAATATCCCGGTTGAAAAGTAACCAATTCATGTTGTAAAAACGTATCCAGACAGATATGGGAATTATCGGCCAATTCATGATGCTGACTGACAACTGCGACCATCTGAGATGTCAGTAAGGGATCGACATTCAGCCCCTCCGGGATGTCTCGATTTAAAATTACACCGATATCCAACTCTCCGGTCAACAACATATTCCGGATGGATTGACCACCGGCCTCAACCACTGTCATTTTCAGATTCGGATAGTGACTCTTAAAAGCCATGACAATTTCAGGGAAAAAATAAGATCCAGTCATACTCGGTGTTCCCAGACGAACTTCCCCTTTCACCAGACCTTTCAACTCATCCATCGCCAAATGCGCATCATCAACCTGCTGTAAAATACGCTGCGCGTACTCATACAGTATCTTTCCTTCATCAGTCATACTCACTTTACGCTCATCTCTTTTGAGCAAACGCATTCCCAACTGCTGCTCAAACTTCTTAATCGAAATGCTTAAAGCTGACTGGGCAATATGCAGCGATCGAGCCGCTGCGGTAAAACTTCCGGATTGGACAATTGCGGTGAAGTATTTCAGTTGACGAATTTCCATCATATATAAATTATATAGCAACAATATTTTTAATATATTTTATTAATCGAAATGCTAATGTTACGTTGGTCACAAGATAAACGACAGGACAAATGAATGATCGAATGCCATACCCCCCAATACCGTCAGGTTTCTTTCGGATTAGCTTTCGGTGCCTTCATTGTCTTTTGTAATTTATATCTTTT contains these protein-coding regions:
- a CDS encoding LysR family transcriptional regulator, whose protein sequence is MEIRQLKYFTAIVQSGSFTAAARSLHIAQSALSISIKKFEQQLGMRLLKRDERKVSMTDEGKILYEYAQRILQQVDDAHLAMDELKGLVKGEVRLGTPSMTGSYFFPEIVMAFKSHYPNLKMTVVEAGGQSIRNMLLTGELDIGVILNRDIPEGLNVDPLLTSQMVAVVSQHHELADNSHICLDTFLQHELVTFQPGYYHREFIEQACLAHDFHAQISFETNLLPMILRIVKREYAISALLELVTDQEPSVRAIPFDPPVPVHLALAWRNDGYLSYANQAFIQFVKDHVS
- the pilW gene encoding type IV pilus biogenesis/stability protein PilW, which codes for MTRQFILGCWLVISGCSHTLPSPAEHNRIADARITLSIAYLQRHEPQKALFNLIQAAKIAPHYIRLQLAQAYYYETVGETDKAKQQYVLALNEHPNDPDVYNNYGTFLCKQGEIKQAQHYFAQVYSRANYPQIAASYENAALCSLKSGHSLQAHQYFLQALNHDPKRFQSQFYLIQMAIKARQLAVARTRLATFIQDFGTTKQSLVFQHQLEQEMNRHR